TTTGTTCCCTGTCATATTTATATCTTGAACTCCATTTGAAGTTGCAAATGTTGCTTTTTGCTGCATGTATTTCTGCTTAGTGCTATTGTATTGTTTGAAATATTAACAATACGGCTTTTGTTGGAGTTTgcttgatttatgaatttgctaTACTATTATTGGAGCAGAGAGTGTTAGAGAGAGAGACACAACATCACATGATGCTCAGGGAACTTGACTACTACAAAGATCAGATGCGAAATGCGGAAACCGCAAAGGCTCAAGCATTACGCGAGTTACAGAGGGCAAACAGAACCATGGTAGATCTAACAAACAAACTAGAAACCCTTAGCGAATCCAAGCAGGATGCGATTCGATCAACAGAAGCCGCAAAGAATCGAGCCACTCACCTTGAAAAGCAAAAATCTATGAGAGCTCAACTAGGTAGTGATGCATGGAAAATAGATGTGGACAATGAACGGGAACTCTACAAGGCGTCAGCAGGAGAACTTATTGCTGCTAAACAAGAACTCACAAATCTTCGGCAGGATTTTGATGCTGCAATAGAAGGAAAATTAGCTGCTTTCCAGCAAGCAGAAGACGCCCAACATGCGATCAAAGTGAATGAAGAGAGACAAAGCCAGCTTTCCAATGAAGTTGCTGCCTTGATGGAAACGCTTGACCAGGTTAAGACTGCCTCCTCTCAGGCCATAGAAGCACACATGAGAATTATGGAAGAAAAGGAGGCGCTATTACAGAACCATAAAACCGGTAAGGAAGAAGTCGTGGAGGAAATGAAGCGTTTGATGGAAGAATACGAGCCTGAAGAAGTTCTCGAGGAGAAGCTCGAGGCAACAACCGAAGCGATTAGGGTCATGCGGGAGCAACTTAATACTGTACGTGAATCAGATTTAAGTTCTTTAGCAACCGTAGCATCGGAACTCGACGATGCAAAATGGGCTCTTCAAGAAGTTTTTGCAGAAGAAAAAGCAATCCAAAGTTCTGTGGAGTCGCTTAAACTGGAACTGgagggattgaagagggagcgTTCCGAATCAGAGCAGAAAGCACTCGAAACAGAATCCGCAATTCAGCAAATGCAAGCTGATGTTGAGAAGATAAAAACTGAAAAGACTATACTTGAAGCAGAAGTGATGAGGAGAGATGCCGAGTCATTTAAACAAGAAGCCGAATCGGCAAGAATTGCGGCAAAGGAAGCTGAAGAAAAGCTGGAAATTGCACTAAAGGAAGCCGAAGCAGCCAAACTAGCAGAGAAACTCGCTGACGATCAAATCCGTAACTCACCAAGAACTGATGCTGCCGACTCACGAGGTTCGGGATGTATGAGGAAGATCAAATTGTCAGTTGACGAGTTCGAGTCGATGAAGAAGAAGATCGAGAACCTCACAAATAAGGCAGATATAAACGTGGCTACTGCCATGGCTCAGGTGGAGATAGTAAACACAAACGAGAGACAGGTGGTGATGAAAGTGGACGAAATTCTGAAAGAATTGGCCGATATACAATCAGAAACCGAAGATGCATTGAAGAGGGCAGAGATGGCCGAGGCTGCGAAGAAGGTAGTGGAAGGTGAACTCTTGAAATGGCGCCGAGAAGAGCGGAGTGAAGCCGGAGAATCATCTTACAGTAGCGAAGCGATACGGTTGTGATAATCACGACATTAAGTACTCGTCCTGCAAAAGATATACTTAGGGCGATGGTAAgttattcgaagctcgatttcATAAAAGTtcgtttgagctcgtttaatgatGTTTGTTAAGATAAATAAACCAATCTCAAACTTTACaatattcggctcgttagctcgtgaacatgttcttTGGTAAGTTCctgagtaatcttttagatgaaacAATAAtagtttgatatttgatttattgattttgagtattatttataaaatatataaaaaaatctattaaatttatttattataataaatttataaattttaataagcataatatatttttctttaaatatataatttactttttaattaatttaatgaaaatttaaatgtataattcatatttattaagcttgtttaggttcgataaaggcttgaataagctcgtgagccatacatatattcgttaaataaagctcgagctcggctcgattataaacgaaccaagctcaaacattcaagagttcggctcggctcaactcgattacatccctagATATAACCAACAAACAACGTATTCTAGATAATGTGATGAATATTGGTGCAAAAGCAGATTGGTGGGGGATAAGACGACATTATAAGTGATCAAAAATGCATCGCAATCACTAACCTGAAAACAAGATTCGTCTGCTCTTCAGTAGCGCAAATTGCACTTGCAGCTTGTGTTTTGGGTCATTCAATATTATACTCCAAGAATGGAACCAACACCAAACCATTTTTAGAGAGATGTTCTCTCCCCTCTTTCTAGGGAAAATGGCGTGATCTGTGCTTTGGTTTTCTGCTCTTGGATTCGTGACTTCACTTGGTGTTCTATCTTACTGATTTCGTTCGAGCCTTCGGTTCAAGTGCGACTGTGATTTCTCGATCTGCTCTCTATTTGGGTTTTGGTTTGATCTATCTGTGAGTGGAAGTCTTCTTTTGTTATCTTTTCTGTGGTTTCTCCCTGCTAGTTGTGGTCAGCTCCTTTTAGTTCTTGGTGAGATTCTACCTGTTCCTGCATATCAGGTGCTTGTGTTATTTCCTTTATGAATACTACAGCTAATACTACCGTAGTTGGGGCTACTCAACAACCCCCAACCGCATGTCCTTCTGATGTGCCTTTGATTCAGAATGTGGTTGATCAAAATTTGCCTGGACAGAGTATTATTGTTGATGACAGTAATTCGGTACTTCCTGAGAATGCAGTACCCCCCATATCCGTTGGTAAGACTACTGCTGCTAGCAATGTAAAGACGGCTCATGGGATGCAAACAACTGGTAATCGAGTTTCTTATGCTAGTTTATTTAAGAGAAATCGAATGTCCAATGCTGACTATAAACTTGAATTCATGGAATCGGGTAATGATATTCTTGAGTTTGGGCTAGAAGACATTGATTCAATTGAGAAGACATATGGTATTTGCTTACTAGGATATATTATTAGTGGTAAGCCTCCAACTGCTGCTCTTTTCGATCTAGTCAAGAGATGGGGATCAGGAGTGTGATTTCAAACTCATGAAAGTGGTTGGATTATTTTCACCTTTCCTACCACTGAAATGAGGGATAAAATATTGAATGGCGGACCTTACTTGGTATTTGGATTCCATCTGTTTCTTAAGGAAATgcccagatgtttcagatttagGGAGGAAGATATGAACTCAATTCCTTCTTGGGTTCAAATTCATGGGCTCCCACCGGACTGTTGGAACTTTAAAATA
This is a stretch of genomic DNA from Primulina eburnea isolate SZY01 chromosome 11, ASM2296580v1, whole genome shotgun sequence. It encodes these proteins:
- the LOC140804176 gene encoding WEB family protein At5g55860-like, with protein sequence MFGFNVRTRHSGPASPRSVGSPVSAGSPAIMETPRATNSPRADTGEIDTSAPFQSVKAAVSLFKDVGSPKSMPVNKKSKADERVLERETQHHMMLRELDYYKDQMRNAETAKAQALRELQRANRTMVDLTNKLETLSESKQDAIRSTEAAKNRATHLEKQKSMRAQLGSDAWKIDVDNERELYKASAGELIAAKQELTNLRQDFDAAIEGKLAAFQQAEDAQHAIKVNEERQSQLSNEVAALMETLDQVKTASSQAIEAHMRIMEEKEALLQNHKTGKEEVVEEMKRLMEEYEPEEVLEEKLEATTEAIRVMREQLNTVRESDLSSLATVASELDDAKWALQEVFAEEKAIQSSVESLKLELEGLKRERSESEQKALETESAIQQMQADVEKIKTEKTILEAEVMRRDAESFKQEAESARIAAKEAEEKLEIALKEAEAAKLAEKLADDQIRNSPRTDAADSRGSGCMRKIKLSVDEFESMKKKIENLTNKADINVATAMAQVEIVNTNERQVVMKVDEILKELADIQSETEDALKRAEMAEAAKKVVEGELLKWRREERSEAGESSYSSEAIRL